The nucleotide sequence TCTTCTGGGAGTGATTCTGGCCTACCGCTCCGTGGACCGGGCCCGGGATTAGCGGTTCGAAGTCAACCTCCGTGTGATCCACGGAGGAACGATCGTCTTACGGGAAAAGAAAAAGCGGAACTTCCGAAAAGGCTTGTTAGCCTTTTCGGGCTGAGAGGACAAAAAAGCCGGCCCCCGGGTAAAATCCGGTTTTTACTTCCTGATTTGATACAGGCCTTTCCGTTTGGGGAGGTTCAAAAAGGGTGCTTAATATCTTTCCAATAACGAAACCGGTCTCGGATAGCATTTTCGAAAGCTCTACAAAGGAGTAAAAACGAGCCCTTCTGTAAATGGGATGTCCATTTCTACCTTTTTCTTCATAAAACCTGGCCCAGGGGCTTTCTTTAAGGATGAGGCCGAGGACGAGGCGTCCCCCCGGACGCAAAACTCTTGCCACCTCTCGAAGCACATCCTCCGGACGATCCACAAAACATAGAGTGACCATTAGAAGAACCAGGTCAAAGGTGTGAGTTGAAAAGGGAAGGTCTTCCCCTCTGGCCTGGACGGCGGTTATGCCTCTTTTTAGGGCAATCTTCAGCATACTGTAAGAGGGATCAATGCCGCAGGATATTCCAAGGGGGGCGGCAAAACGTCCTGTTCCTACCCCTATCTCCAACCCCCGGTGAAAGTTTTTCACAAGCTTTTTTAACACATCAAGTTCCAGTGCATACGCTGAGGCCCCAAAGGGTTCTTCATACCACCGGTCATATCTTTCGGCCAGCTGATCAAAAATTTCCCAGGAGGGATTCATTTTTCCTCCGTGCTTCCCGGGTTTCAATTCGGACAGGCATTTTAACATTGAAATAAAAACAGGGCGATAAATGGCCTCTGTGGTAAAATAGAGGGGAGGCTTGTGGTGTCTTCTGTCTCATGACGCTCTGGGAAAAACTCGAGATCCTGGGTGCGGCGGCCAGTTACGATCATTCCTGCACCGGAACCGGACTTGCCCCGGATCTTCCCTTTACCCTGGAGGGCCGCAGGCATCTTCCGGGTATTTATCTGGCGCATACCTCCCTTGGGCGCCGCATTCCGCTCCTCAAGGTGCTTCTCACCAACCGCTGCCGTCTCGACTGCGCCTATTGTGTGAACAGGGCCTCCAACCGGGTACCCCGAACGGCCTTTGAGCCCCGGGAGCTGGCCGAGGTGGCCCGGGAGCTCTTCCGCCGGGGGCTCGTTCAGGGAATTTTCCTGAGTGCCGCCATTCAGGGCTGTCCGGACGATACCATGGAACGCCTGGTGGAGACGGCCCGCATCCTTCGGAGGGACCTTTCCTTTCGGCATTATCTTCACCTGAAGATTCTTCCCGGGGTTTCTCCGGAGCTGGTTAGGGAGGCGGTGCGACTGGCCACCAGGGTAAGCGTGAACCTGGAGTTCGTGAAGCGCCGTTCTCTTCACCGACTAGCCCCGGGCAAGGAAAAAGGGGGATTGATCCGGGCTCTCGCCCAGGCCCGGGAATTCGCCCTGGAGGAGGGACGAATTCCCTCCCTCACCACTCAGGTCATCGTGGGTGCCACCCCGGAGACGGATTACGATCTCCTGCGTACCGCTCAGAATCTTTACCGACAGGGGCTCCTGAAACGAATGTACTTTTCGGCTTACATCCCGGCCAACCGGGACCCTCGCCTTCCCCCTCCAGGGGCTCCCCCTCCCCTTCTCCGGGAACGCCGTCTTTATCAGGCGGATTACCTCCTCCGTCTCTACGGCTTTGATTATCGAGAATTGCTTGAACCGGGGAAGAATTTACCTCTGGATAGGGATCCCAAACTGGTCTGGGCCGAACGGCATCCGGAATTCTTTCCGGTGGACCTCCTGCGTGCCTCCTACGAGGAAATTCTCCGCGTGCCCGGTATAGGTCCCCGGACCGCTCGTCGCATTCTGGAGGCCCGTCGGCGGACCGTCCTTACCCCTGAAGGGCTGCGTCGGGCCGGGGTGCAGCTATCCCGGGCGCTTCCCTTCATCGCTCTGGGAGGCCGCTATCTCCCTCGCCAGCTTTCCCTTTTCTGAGCCCTTTCCCCGGGTAATCTTTTTACCCGGGCATTCCGGATGGAAAGGTCTCCAGTAATTTAGACGGGGAAGAGACCTCAAAGCGAATTTTTACCCTGCGAAAAGGATGTTCTATGGATCAGGGAGAGGTTGTTGTGGCAGGCCCTTAGAGGGAATAAAAGATCCTCCCGTGCTTGAAACTCTCTCAGGGGTGATGATATTTAAGATAGGTGTTAATTTGCCTAAAGGGGGAAGCACATGGAAACGCTCGTGGTGGTCCTGCTGGCAGTGGGGATTCTGGTTCTTCTGGCCCTGGTGATGGTGCTCTGGAAGCTGAAGGAAGTACTCGAGCGGGCCCAGGGTCTGGTTTCCCGTTCGGAGGAGACCGTAGCCACGGCTCGGGAAACTCTTTCCCGGGTGAATCGTTTGAGCGAGGAGTTGATGATTCTTCCCGGGGCAGTAAAGGAGCTCATGGATTCCTTCGGGGAGATCGCCCGGGATCTCTCCGAGGAAATAAAGGGACGACTGGAGCGGCTGGACAGTTTGGTGGAGGCGTTGGAGGCGCGGGTGTCCGGAGAGGTTCCACGGGTGCTCTACCGGGCGGAGCAAACGCTTTCTCAGGCCGAGCGGTTGCTTGCCGGAGCCAACGAGAAACTCTCGGCCCTGGACGATCTGGTGGAGGCCGTTCGGGGACTTTCCCGTTCGGTTAAGGAGGTAAGCACCACCGCCACTCTTGCGGTGGAGACCATCAATCGCGAGGTGCGCAATCTGGTGGTGGAGCTTTCAGCGGCCGTGGCCGGGGTTCGAGAAGGGGTGAAGGTAATCTCGAAGGTCTGGCCTTTTCGTCGCAAACAAATCTAATAGGGGGTGATGGAGATGGCGGAGAAGGGTTTTTCGGTGGGTGGTGTGCTTACGGCCTTTTTTCTCGGTGGGCTAGTGGGAGCGGGGCTGGCGCTTCTTTTTGCACCGGCCAGTGGTGAGGAGATTCGAGAGAGGCTCAGGGCTACCGGTGAGGAGGCCCGGGGGCGGGTGCGGGAAAAGACCCAGGAACTGAAGATCCGGGCTGAGGAGCTCAAGGAGCGGGCCGAGGAGCTCAGGGCCAGGTTGCTTACCGAGGCTGAGGAGCTCAAGAGCAAGAGTCTTGAAACTCTGGAAGAGGCCAAGCGGGTGCTGGAGGAGGCCATTGAGGCCGGGAAGGAGGCCATGCGCCGGGAGAAGGAGAAACTGACCCAGAAACTTAAGGGAGACCAGGCTGCGGCTTCGGTCTAGACCTTGCTTTCCCCCCACCCGAGTTTGTCTCTCAGGATGGCAAAGTAGCTCCGGGTGGGGGAGGTAATCAGGCGAAGGGGTCTTTCGGCTTCCCTAACGGTGAGTTTTCCGCCGGGAGGAAGTTCCCGGTGGAGGCTTCCATCCACCACCAGGTGGACTTCAGGGGAAGGGCTAATCAACTGAATCTCCACAGGGGTTCCTGCGGGAAGTACCAGAGGGCGGGCGCTTAGCATGAAGGGACAGATAGGGGTCAGAACCAGGGCCCGGGCCTGAGGATGGAGTATGGGACCTCCGGCGGAGAGGTTATAGGCGGTGGAACCTGTGGGGGTGGCCACTATGAGTCCGTCTCCGTAGTAAGTGGTAAGGTATTCTTCTCCGGCCCGGACCCTCAGATGGATCATGTGCCCTAAGGGGCCTTTGAGAACAGCCACCTCGTTCAGGGCAAGAAATTCCTCCTCGCCCAAACGCACGCGGAACATCAGTCGCTCCTCTACGGAAAATTTCCCGGCGGCAAGGCGGGTAAGGGCCAGTTCGGCTTCATCGAGCTGCACCTCGGTAAGGAAACCCAGTTTCCCGAAATTTATGCCCAGTATGGGGACATCAAGTTCCCAGGCGAGCGGCGCCGCACGCAGGAAGGTCCCGTCTCCGCCCACCACCAACACCGCTTCGGCCCCTTTCCGGGTATCGGGGGTGAGGATCCGTACCCCTTTCTCCTCCAGCGTTCGTCTAAGAAGGTGTCGGAACTCCGGTGGAAGTTCCAGCCCTTCTTTAACACAAAGCAGTATAGCCCTCATCAGTTGACATTTTAGAAGCCCTGGGCGAAAGGTAAAGTGTGAAAACGGTATCTGCAGTTTTGCTTTTGATAATTCTTTTTTGGCCAGGGACGGGTAAAGCGGCCTGGCGCATCGAGGCCCGCAAACTTATCATATACCACGATCGGAGGGTGGCTCTGGCCGAGGGGCAGGTGGTTATCTCGGGAAAGGACCTCACCATCTTCGCCACAAAAGCCCGCTACGAGATGGAAACCAAGCGTCTCTACCTCTGGGGACCGGTAAAGATTCTCACCCCTCACGGAGACTGGCTGAAGGGGCGCTGGGCTTTTATGGATCTCCGTTCCGGTGAAGGAGAAATAGGCGGAGCTCTGCTCTTTATTCGAAAGGATCGGGTCCGGGTCCGGGCCCGGAGGATGCGCCGTCTGGGTGAGGATCACTATCTCGCCTATCAGGCCATCATCACTACCTGTGAGCTCACCTGTAAAGAGTCACCGCCCTGGAGTTTTCACGCTCGAAAGGTGGAAATTCGGGGAGGACACGCCCGGGCCCGCTGGGTCTCCTTCTGGGTCAAAAAACTTCCGCTTGCAGCAAGTCCTTATGTGAGCGTAGCGGTGAAAACACGGCGTAAAAGCGGCTTTCTATTTCCCAGACTGGTCTCCGGTTCCCGAACCGGGGTGGGAATCGAGGTCCCGTTTTTTCTCGCCCCTCACGACAGTTTTGATTTCACCGTGTATCCTTTGTGGCTTTCCCGCCGGGGCCTTCTCTTTTCCGCCGAGGCACGCTGGCGCCTTTCCGAAACCACCCGGGGCATAATCCGCTATCGCTACCTTCACGATCGTCTCAAGGACGATGATTACAACCGGGACGGGATCGTGCGCGGAAACCGTACCCGCTATTGGGTGGTGGCGAAGATTGATCAGGGAATTTCTCCGCGCACGGATCTCCATCTGGATCTCGATCTGCTCTCCGACCGGGACTTTCTGGAGGAATTTCCCGGCGGTGCCCTGGGTTTTCCGGCAAGTCATCGAAGCTTTTTAGAGTGGTTCGGACGAGGACTGGAAGAGAGAAATCAGCGCTATCGCACCTCAAGGTTATGGCTTTCCCATCGAAGGGAAAATACTTACCTGGAACTCGGGGGGGTCTATCGGGATTGGGTGCTCCCCCGGGGACAGAGCACGGTTCTTTCTCCGCTTGCCTACCTTCATCTCTTCTCTATGACCCGTCCCCTATTCGGTCCCTTCACCTTTTCCGGGAACTTAGAGACTGCCTACTGGTACCGGGAGGAGGGAGCCCGGGGACTTCGGCTTAACCTGGCACCGGAGTTGACACTGAATCTGCCTGTGGGACCCTTTGAAAATCAGGCCACTTATCGTCTTATTCATACCCGCTACGCGGTGGACTGGGATAACGGTACCACCGAGGACCTCACCCGCACCCTCTACGAAATAGAAGCCGAGACGGCTCTGGAATTATACCGGGTGTATTCTTTTAAAAGATGGAAACTTTCAGGACTCAGACACAGCCTGCGTCCCTATATACGCTACTTTTATCGTCCTCCGAAGAATCAGGATGATCTTCCTCTTTTTGTGAGTGAAGATCGTCTTCCTCCGGCCCATTATCTGGAATACGGCCTGCTTCAGTTCCTTACGGTCCGGAAGGACTCTCCCATGGGGCCCCGCTACTGGGATCTTGTACGCTTCAAATTATCTCAACGCTACGACTTTCGAGAGGCCGCACGATCTCCTGCTTCCGCCGGGGAGGAACGGCGTCCCTTCTCCAACCTTTTCGGAGAATTTGAGCTCCGGACGCTATCCCGTTTGAGCCTCCGTTACGACTGGGTATATAACTTCTACGGACTGGGTCTCACCCGTCAGCAATTGAGCTTATCGACCAATAAGGTCCTCTTGGATTCTTTCTCTTTAAGTTACCAGAGGGATCGTTTACGCCGGGTCAAACAGCTCAATCTATCGGTCCGAAAGGGTCTGGGAAATCATCTTGTTCTTTACGGGTCTCTCTCACGCAATCTTCTCCGTTCGGAAACCTCCTCAGCTCGAATGGGAATAATTTTTCACAATTCTTGTTACACGGTGGATATTTCTCTGGGGGTGACCCCGGAGGATACCCGTTTCTCCTTCTGGGTGAATTTGCTGGGTCTTGGGGGATACGGAAGATCCTTTACCCGGGGCCCGTAAGCTTGACCGGCTGCGGGGCGCGTAATAGTCTTTCGGGCATGAGGATTGCCCTTGCCCAGATCAATCCCACCGTCGGTGACCTTTCCGGAAACCTGGAAAGGATCCTCGAATTTTACGAGAAGGCCCGGGAGATCGGGGCCCGGCTGGTACTCTTTCCGGAGCTCTGTCTCTGCGGGTATCCACCGCGAGATCTACTCTACAGGCGTGAATTCCTGCGGGCCGTAAAGGAAACTCTTTCCAGGCTGGTTCGCTCCATCGGGGAACCCGCGGTGGTGGTTGGCTATCCGGAGGAAAACGAGGCCTTAGGCCGGCCGCTCTTCAATACCCTTGTGCTGATCGAACACGGACGCATCCTTTACCGCTACCGTAAAACCCTCATTCCCTACTACGATATTTACGAAGAACCCCGTTACTTCAAGGCCGGAGACCTTCCGGGAATTTTTGAGTTTCGGGGCATACGCCTGGGCTTTACCATCTGCGAGGACATTTGGAACGAACCCGGCTATGTGCCCAAACTTTACGAGGAGGATCCGGTAGAAGCGCTCGCCTCCAAAGCCATTCGGGCGGCGCTCAATATTTCCGCCAGTCCCTTCCATTTGGGCAAGGGATCTTTAAGGGAGAGTTTGCTTGCCACCAAGGCCAGACGGCTCGGAGCCCACCTTTTTTATGTGAATCAGGTGGGAGCGCAGGATCACCTCATTTTCGATGGTCAAAGTCTTGTGGTGTCCCCGGAGGGACGGGTCCTGGCCCGCGCCCGAGATTTCGAGGAGGACCTTGTTTTTTATGATCTCGATACCGGGGAGGGGATTGTGCATCCGGTCTCGGAAAGACGGGCCGAGTCCCTGCTCAAGGCCCTTATCCTCGGAGTGCGTGATTTCTTTCGCAAGGTGGGGGCCCGGGGGGCTATTGTGGGGCTTTCCGGAGGGATTGACTCCTCGGTCACCGCGGTGATTGCCGTCCGGGCCCTTTCGCCGGAAAGGGTCCTGGGAGTGCTTATGCCCTCCCCTTATAACAGTCCGGAAAGCGAGGAGGACGCCAGGGCCCTTGCCAGTAATCTCGGTATTCGCACTCTACGAATTCCTATAAAGGAAATTCTTTCCGTATGCAAGCGTACGCTTTCTACAGCCCTTTCGGAAGAAATCTCCGGACTCGCCGAGGAGAATCTCCAGGCCCGGTTGCGTGGTCTTCTTCTTATGGCTCTTTCCAATAAATTTCCCGGTTATCTCGTCCTAAATACAGGCAATAAGAGCGAGCTGGCTGTGGGGTACTGCACCCTTTACGGTGATACCTGCGGGGCCCTTTCGGTCCTCGGGGATGTAACCAAGGATCTGGTCTACGAGCTGGCTCTTGAGATCAACCGGGAGAGGGTGATCATTCCGGAACGGGTTCTACGCAAACCACCCTCGGCGGAACTGCGCCCGGCTCAGAAGGACGAGGATGACCTTCCTCCTTATTACCTGGTGAACAATGTGGTGCGAGCCTATGTGGAGGAGGGACTTTCTCCTGAGGAGATTGTCTCGCGCGGATTTCCGGAAAAGGTGGTTCGGGAGGTGGTGGGACGGCTGCGGCGAGCGGAGTTCAAACGCTGGCAGCTTCCTCCCGCCCTCCGGGTCACGCCCCAGGCCTTTGGATACGGGTGGCGGTATCCCATTGCCCACCGATTTCCCATGGAGGATCCGCGGTGAAGAAAGATTTTCAGGGCTGCGTACAGGTCTACACCGGAGACGGGAAGGGTAAGACCACCGCGGCTCTGGGCCTTATCGTTCGGGCCCTGGGGGCCGGTTTTCGGGTGGCCCTGGTGCAGTTCTTAAAGAAGGGAGACTACAGTGAAATTCGAACCCTCAGACGTTTCGAGCCACAGCTTTCCATTTATCAGTTTCACTCCGGGGGGTTCGTGAGAGGACACCCTGATGCGACGGTATGTCGGGCCGTGGCGGAGGGATGGCGTTGGGCCCGGGAGATTATAAAAAGCGGTGAGTTCCAGTTGGTGGTACTCGATGAGATAAATGTAGCTTTATCCCTGAAACTCCTTTCCCCTGAGGAGGTCGTTTCGGTCTTAAGGGAGCGACCGTCCGGGGTGGAGGTGGTCCTCACCGGTCGCAATGCCCCCGAGGAGGTAATAGAGTTCGCCGACCTGGTCACCGAGATGCGCAAACTCAAACATTATTACGAACGGGGGATTCCCGCCCGTCTCGGAATCGAAAAGTAAGGGTGTGGAAGGTTGGATTCTTGATTTTGTTATTACCGAGGTTAAAATGGATGAAAGCGGAGGGGTGCCCGAGTGGTCGAAGGGGTGCGGCTGGAAACCGCATGTGCGGGGCATAACCCCGCACCGAGGGTTCGAATCCCTCCCCCTCCGCCAAATTCAGCTTTTCTCGGTGGGGGACACTTTGGGGACAATACCGGGGACGACTTACAGCCTCAAGGGCTCCACATTGAGAGCGTTTCGCAATAAGGACTATTCTTAAACTTTCAATTTCGGTTTTCGGCGATTATTTAAACACAACTTTTACCTCCTGGAATTCCTTAAAGCGAAATTCAGGACCATCGTCCCGCCTTATCTCCTCCGGTGGCCCATAATGCCGGCATAAATCTTTTTAAAGGCTCCCTGGCAACCTCAATGGGAAAAGCTTCTTCCGTTCTCGGGGTCCGCCGCCAGCCTCGCTTCTAGCGAAGACAAAGACTAAGACCAAGCTGAGGAAAATCCGCGGTATTTTTTGCGGAAGCGTCCGGATGGTTTCGCGATACCCTGTATTTTCTTGCGATAGCGGCTACGGAGTTACCCGGAGTGTCGGCCTCGGCCAGGATTCTGATGGATCTGATCGATAGTAAACTTTTTCATGACTCACCTGCATTATTTTGAGTTGTCATTTCTATAAATCCTAACATCCCGGGTGGTTCGAAAAATGGGGAGCAGGTCAAAATACGATGTTCCGTAAAACTATCTAGTACTAATACAAAAGCAACGGTGGTTTTTTGCCTAAGATGCCAAATCTTCGTCTTCCTTCTCGATCTCGTACTTCATCATGTACTCCGGCACCCCCAGTTCCCGCCACTTCTCCTTCGGCTCAACGGCCATAATCAACAGCACTTTTGTCTGGTCCTCCCCGTTCGGAAAATCTCGCTCTAGCCTCTTGAGATCCTCGGACGACACCAAAAGAAGCATCGGCAGTATCCATTGTCTGCGAAGCTCTTCGAAAGTTTGTGGCGACCAGTTCACTTTTAATGTTCTTGCCATGGCTCCTCCTATTTACTTTGTAAATCTCAAATCCCCGTTCTTTTAAAGCCCTCGCCAAATCTTCATCCCAAGTGTTCGTAACTATGAATTTAACTCCTTCCTGCGACTTGGGAAGAACGATGCGATTAAATTTTTCAAGAAAAGTTTTTAACTCCTTGTCTTCGGCAGTAACCTCATACCCTGCTACCTTACGTCCCTGTTCCCGAATGTAATCTGGATCAAAAATCACCAAGTCCCCTGGACGGGCTTCTTTCTGTACAAGCTTCCAGGCATCTCCTCGTCTAATCATAAGGAACTTCTCTCAAGTTTCCATTCCTCATAGGTAGGCTCGAAACAGTATGTCCTCGATATGCAAAGACGAATATGGGAAAGTTTCCATTCCTCATAGGTAGGCTCGAAACCCTTCTTATTTTCCTTTTCTTTTTCTTTTTCATTTTCCCGTTTCCATTCCTCATAGGTAGGCTCGAAACGCCACGGGCCCCACGGGCCCGCACGGGACGATCAAATGTTTCCATTCCTCATAGGTAGGCTCGAAACAAGTCTCGTGCTCCGGAGGCTCAGGAGTTTGTTCGTGGTTTCCATTCCTCATAGGTAGGCTCGAAACGAATTGCTCAAGTCTAATTCTAACATTGTCGTCGATAGTTTCCATTCCTCATAGGTAGGCTCGAAACGAATTGCTCAAGTCTAATTCTAACATTGTCGTCGATAGTTTCCATTCCTCATAGGTAGGCTCGAAACGCTTATTATAAACAAAACGCCCAGGTTGAAAACTACGGTTTCCATTCCTCATAGGTAGGCTCGAAACAGCTTTCCCTCGTGAATACGCAAAGTCCACTTACGCTGTTTCCATTCCTCATAGGTAGGCTCGAAACGGTTTTTTAAAAATGCCTTAAAAGGCATTTTCCTGGGTTTCCATTCCTCATAGGTAGGCTCGAAACATTAACTCTCTCCAGGCAGCAAATGTCCCCGTAAATGTTTCCATTCCTCATAGGTAGGCTCGAAACATCTAGACTTGGAATACTATACTGTATCTGGTGCATAGTTTCCATTCCTCATAGGTAGGCTCGAAACTGGTTTATCCTTGATATCGATTATGGCCATTATGATGGTTTCCATTCCTCATAGGTAGGCTCGAAACCATGCTGACCTAGCTAAAGTTCTTCTTGAAGCTTAGTTTCCATTCCTCATAGGTAGGCTCGAAACGGGTTCCTGAGATAATTAGGGTAGTTTCGTTTGAGAAGTTTCCATTCCTCATAGGTAGGCTCGAAACCAGTAGGAATATTCGAAGAAGACAAAGTCGAATTAAGTTTCCATTCCTCATAGGTAGGCTCGAAACTATTCTGTCTTTATTTTAGTGAGGGGGGGAGCCTAAGTTTCCATTCCTCATAGGTAGGCTCGAAACGGTTTTCCAAGCTTGACGGCGGCGGCATCAAGCCCGGTTTCCATTCCTCATAGGTAGGCTCGAAACATGCGTTAGCACTCTGGGGGCGTGCCTTGGAGCGTCGTTTCCATTCCTCATAGGTAGGCTCGAAACTGTGGACACGGTGGGAAAGCAAAAAACCATTGAGAAGGGTTTCCATTCCTCATAGGTAGGCTCGAAACAAGTACCATCCGAAAGGTAAAAATAGAGACGGCCATGTTTCCATTCCTCATAGGTAGGCTCGAAACAAGTCTCGTGCTCCGGAGGCTCAGGAGTTTGTTCGTGGTTTCCATTCCTCATAGGTAGGCTCGAAACACCGCCCAAATAGACGCAATAGCCCCTACAATTACACGTTTCCATTCCTCATAGGTAGGCTCGAAACAATAGCGTCATGAAAGCAGTATAAAGCAACAATCGAAGTTTCCATTCCTCATAGGTAGGCTCGAAACGACGCTTCCACTCCCGGGCGTCGGCAGGGTAAAAGTTGTTTCCATTCCTCATAGGTAGGCTCGAAACCACCTGGACCCGCATACGATTAAACCGCCAATTCCGCGTTTCCATTCCTCATAGGTAGGCTCGAAACCTCGCCCCCCAGAAAAAATGGGGAAGGCCGAGGATAACGTTTCCATTCCTCATAGGTAGGCTCGAAACTCAGTAAAATTATCAACAGTACGATTCGCAAAATCCGTTTCCATTCCTCATAGGTAGGCTCGAAACAAGCGTGGCGTCCGGCATTGGCATATCTGCTTGTTTCCATTCCTCATAGGTAGGCTCGAAACTTAGGAGTTTTGAGGATTTTTTAAACCGCAGGATTTGTTTCCATTCCTCATAGGTAGGCTCGAAACGCGCATGGGGGTTTCTCGGTCTCAGATGATTAATAATCGTTTCCATTCCTCATAGGTAGGCTCGAAACGGGTCCTTCGGCAAAGAAATACGACCCACATTCTCGCGTTTCCATTCCTCATAGGTAGGCTCGAAACTCGTAAGGTTAAGCGCCATCTTGATTATTTTACTCGAGTTTCCATTCCTCATAGGTAGGCTCGAAACCCACGCTGCTTGAGCAGTGTCTCACGGCCCTGGAGTTGTTTCCATTCCTCATAGGTAGGCTCGAAACTCGGCGTCCATGGGATTCTGGGCGATGTAGGCCTGCCACGTTTCCATTCCTCATAGGTAGGCTCGAAACAAGACGGTGGAGTACCAGGGGAAGAAGAACGAATCTTCCGGGTTTCCATTCCTCATAGGTAGGCTCGAAACGAGCTGGTCAGCCGCCTTTTGCATGGCTTCAAGAGCCTGTTTCCATTCCTCATAGGTAGGCTCGAAACTGATATACGCCCATCTTGCCCCTGACCATCTAAAGCGTTTCCATTCCTCATAGGTAGGCTCGAAACTGATCCGAAGACTTCCTGGGATGACGACGGGGCCCGTGTTTCCATTCCTCATAGGTAGGCTCGAAACCCCTCTAAAACTACTCGGTACATATTTACCATAAAGAATTTGGAAAATAAAGGGTTTGAAGGGGGGCTAAAATAAAGAACGAGGGATTCAAGCGGGAATAAAGGCCGCTAAACCTCCAATAGAGCAAAAAAGTCCTTTCGTCCGGCGGCAAGAAGGCTAGTATTTTTAGAGCTGAATAGTATGACTAAAAATAACATCCTGTTATCGAGAAATTAGCTTTAGGGGGTACCTGAATACATGTATGAAATAGAAAAATACAAAAATGACGAAGATTGGTAGGTATTAATTCATAGAAACCGTTTTTCCGGATCCTGTTTCTTGCGGCCTAGGAGGCGACGCAGAAAATACCGCCGGGTGCGAAAGGTATAAACGATCACCGAGTCCTCCTCGGAGTTCATTACCTCCCTGAGCTCTGCCAGCAACCGCTCAAGCTGGGCCAGACTCAACTCTCCCTCAAAGACCGAAAGCTGAACCCAGTTGAGGTATTTGCGACAGATCTTGTGAAACTTCTGAACCCGCTTAACTCCGGCATCATAGACCAGTATTACAAACATCCCAGAGGCCTCCTGAAAATTTTCTTTAAATTTTTAGGATTTTTGATAAATTGATATTACTATGAGCGGGAAACGAAACAAATCTTCCCTCAAAAAAGAGGATATAAATTTTTTCAAAAAGAAAATCCTTTCCGGAAGGGGTAAACTTCTTATAAAACACATGCGGGGCCGTGGCACAGTCAAGCTTTCTACGGACGAAATTTTGAACCTCACCCGTGGAGAAGATTAATCCCAGATCTACCGCGTCCTCACATAGGGAAAATAGACCTCCTCGCCGAGGAAGTGTTTGTAGAGCTTGTAACACTCAAGACGAATCAGGCGCCGGTAGGAGACTTTGCGTTTGAGGCCCTTGTGCATCACGGTCTCGGAAAGGCGGGCGTCATAGGCCTCAAGAAAGCGTTTCAGGCCTCGTTCCTTAAGATATATACCGCCTAACTCCTCTCGGAAGTCCTCGGCCTTGATTTCACGGCGGTTCACCAGGGCGAAGATCACCCGGTCCACGATGAGGGGTTTAAAGACCTCGGCAAGGTCAAGGTTCAGGGAAAAACTCCGCTCGTTGGTCTCGTGGAGAAACCCTATGCGGGGGTCAAGATGGGTGCGGTAGATCTCAGAGAGGGCCGTTACATAAAGAAGGGAGTTTCCGAAGGAGATGAGGGCGTTTAAGCGGTTTTCCGGAGGCCTTCGGCTGCGGCGCTCGAAACGAAAGTCGGAATTTTCGAGAATGGCGTCAAAGGCGGAGTAATAGATCTCGCGGGCACGGCCTTCTAAAGCCATAAGCTCCGCCGGGCTTTGCGCGGCGTTAAGCCCTGCCATCACTTCTTCTATCCCGGTGATTTGTTCGGATACCGGTTTCCCCCCGCGAGCCGTAGACCCTGAGGTTAAAGAGCATGTTACCCATGGCTCCGTAGACGAAGGCCCGGGCCAGCCCCAGCCGCCACTCGTCATGGAGATAATGTTCGGCCTGGCGCAGGGTCATAAGCCCGGAATTCATGTATTCCCGGGGATAGTAAGTGCCCACATAGTAACCATATCGGTTAAA is from Thermosulfurimonas sp. F29 and encodes:
- a CDS encoding LPS-assembly protein LptD codes for the protein MKTVSAVLLLIILFWPGTGKAAWRIEARKLIIYHDRRVALAEGQVVISGKDLTIFATKARYEMETKRLYLWGPVKILTPHGDWLKGRWAFMDLRSGEGEIGGALLFIRKDRVRVRARRMRRLGEDHYLAYQAIITTCELTCKESPPWSFHARKVEIRGGHARARWVSFWVKKLPLAASPYVSVAVKTRRKSGFLFPRLVSGSRTGVGIEVPFFLAPHDSFDFTVYPLWLSRRGLLFSAEARWRLSETTRGIIRYRYLHDRLKDDDYNRDGIVRGNRTRYWVVAKIDQGISPRTDLHLDLDLLSDRDFLEEFPGGALGFPASHRSFLEWFGRGLEERNQRYRTSRLWLSHRRENTYLELGGVYRDWVLPRGQSTVLSPLAYLHLFSMTRPLFGPFTFSGNLETAYWYREEGARGLRLNLAPELTLNLPVGPFENQATYRLIHTRYAVDWDNGTTEDLTRTLYEIEAETALELYRVYSFKRWKLSGLRHSLRPYIRYFYRPPKNQDDLPLFVSEDRLPPAHYLEYGLLQFLTVRKDSPMGPRYWDLVRFKLSQRYDFREAARSPASAGEERRPFSNLFGEFELRTLSRLSLRYDWVYNFYGLGLTRQQLSLSTNKVLLDSFSLSYQRDRLRRVKQLNLSVRKGLGNHLVLYGSLSRNLLRSETSSARMGIIFHNSCYTVDISLGVTPEDTRFSFWVNLLGLGGYGRSFTRGP
- a CDS encoding YtxH domain-containing protein, producing MAEKGFSVGGVLTAFFLGGLVGAGLALLFAPASGEEIRERLRATGEEARGRVREKTQELKIRAEELKERAEELRARLLTEAEELKSKSLETLEEAKRVLEEAIEAGKEAMRREKEKLTQKLKGDQAAASV
- a CDS encoding putative DNA modification/repair radical SAM protein: MTLWEKLEILGAAASYDHSCTGTGLAPDLPFTLEGRRHLPGIYLAHTSLGRRIPLLKVLLTNRCRLDCAYCVNRASNRVPRTAFEPRELAEVARELFRRGLVQGIFLSAAIQGCPDDTMERLVETARILRRDLSFRHYLHLKILPGVSPELVREAVRLATRVSVNLEFVKRRSLHRLAPGKEKGGLIRALAQAREFALEEGRIPSLTTQVIVGATPETDYDLLRTAQNLYRQGLLKRMYFSAYIPANRDPRLPPPGAPPPLLRERRLYQADYLLRLYGFDYRELLEPGKNLPLDRDPKLVWAERHPEFFPVDLLRASYEEILRVPGIGPRTARRILEARRRTVLTPEGLRRAGVQLSRALPFIALGGRYLPRQLSLF
- a CDS encoding class I SAM-dependent methyltransferase, yielding MNPSWEIFDQLAERYDRWYEEPFGASAYALELDVLKKLVKNFHRGLEIGVGTGRFAAPLGISCGIDPSYSMLKIALKRGITAVQARGEDLPFSTHTFDLVLLMVTLCFVDRPEDVLREVARVLRPGGRLVLGLILKESPWARFYEEKGRNGHPIYRRARFYSFVELSKMLSETGFVIGKILSTLFEPPQTERPVSNQEVKTGFYPGAGFFVLSARKG
- a CDS encoding NAD(+)/NADH kinase, giving the protein MRAILLCVKEGLELPPEFRHLLRRTLEEKGVRILTPDTRKGAEAVLVVGGDGTFLRAAPLAWELDVPILGINFGKLGFLTEVQLDEAELALTRLAAGKFSVEERLMFRVRLGEEEFLALNEVAVLKGPLGHMIHLRVRAGEEYLTTYYGDGLIVATPTGSTAYNLSAGGPILHPQARALVLTPICPFMLSARPLVLPAGTPVEIQLISPSPEVHLVVDGSLHRELPPGGKLTVREAERPLRLITSPTRSYFAILRDKLGWGESKV